A window of the Lactuca sativa cultivar Salinas chromosome 7, Lsat_Salinas_v11, whole genome shotgun sequence genome harbors these coding sequences:
- the LOC111914586 gene encoding disease resistance protein RGA5 — MAKQKIVVKVTMNTEKKARKALQIAVSLFGVESASFVGSDKDQIAVTGEGIDPVELTTLLRKGVGYTELLSVGPVEEKKPAAATVASLNFNPYQYYYGNYGMPYYAYAYEI, encoded by the exons ATGGCAAAG CAAAAGATTGTGGTGAAGGTCACAATGAACACCGAAAAGAAAGCTCGTAAGGCTCTTCAAATCGCCGTTAGTCTCTTCG GTGTGGAATCAGCTTCTTTCGTCGGTTCAGATAAAGACCAGATAGCTGTGACCGGAGAAGGAATTGACCCAGTTGAACTGACGACCTTGCTAAGGAAAGGTGTCGGATACACAGAGCTGCTGAGTGTTGGTCCGGTGGAAGAGAAGAAACCAGCCGCCGCAACGGTGGCGTCACTAAATTTTAATCCGTACCAATACTACTACGGCAACTATGGGATGCCTTactatgcatatgcatatgagaTTTGA
- the LOC111914927 gene encoding disease resistance protein RGA5 — protein MAKQKIVVKVTMNTKKKASKALQIAVSLSGVESASFVGSDKDQIAVTGEGIDSVELTTLLRKGVGYTELVSVGPVEEKKPDAAKETNPTVASLNVNPYQYYYGSYGMPCYAYAYAYEI, from the exons ATGGCAAAG CAAAAGATTGTGGTGAAGGTCACAATGAACACCAAAAAGAAAGCTAGTAAGGCTCTTCAAATCGCCGTTAGTCTCTCCG GTGTGGAATCAGCCTCTTTCGTTGGTTCAGATAAAGACCAGATAGCGGTGACTGGAGAAGGAATTGACTCAGTTGAACTAACGACCTTGCTAAGGAAAGGTGTAGGATACACAGAACTAGTGAGTGTTGGTCCGGTGGAGGAGAAGAAACCAGACGCCGCAAAGGAAACAAATCCCACGGTGGCGTCACTTAACGTTAATCCGTACCAATACTACTACGGCAGCTATGGGATGCCCTgctatgcatatgcatatgcatatgagaTTTGA